One genomic window of Gracilinema caldarium DSM 7334 includes the following:
- a CDS encoding sensor histidine kinase, protein MNRTIRKTLILLTSFTVLLPILVMTLSVFIAIQQGINKTVLERNEILAKSIALSIEQQIKDASTLLNSMSSISDYTLLEKSLIQSGIYESVFIIDKSGTVLTVLPEGDVFSGFDFSHQTYIMKLLKDNTQNPVYSPVFISTRTKNPTIVVAVRHPSGILAGYLNLSWLSRLPTTLSSEKLTDLSIADRYGTVVANRNRSLVEEQVTIASTELFSWARKQKSGTLLHQYNNYSLVTSLSYIPGPDWYVFISELESFAFRATRDVLNIALVASLISFILATLFGYYMGRNILVSLTILTDEALQVQGRVYRTIEHRSSYIEINRLIEAFNTMSQEVRTREHQFEEANRELQQTLEQKDTLLREVHHRVKNNMQIISSLLTLQADELACEEDQELFENSKLRIQSMAMVHEKIYQSAGVESLALKEYIQDLVELILSNHHTYFEYSVAGDDVIISLNQAIPCALAVFEACINAIKYGKRSDGSGRIDISITKFSNNLLTITIKDNGSGFPKDFNADHTHSMGFSLMKGLMDQLKGTFSWYTSQGAVIEFSFPLQ, encoded by the coding sequence ATGAATAGAACCATACGCAAAACACTGATACTCCTCACAAGTTTTACCGTCCTTCTGCCGATTTTAGTGATGACTTTATCGGTATTTATAGCTATTCAACAGGGAATTAATAAAACCGTTCTAGAGCGGAATGAAATATTGGCTAAAAGCATCGCTTTAAGTATCGAGCAGCAAATTAAGGATGCCAGTACCCTTTTGAATAGCATGTCATCTATATCAGACTATACCTTACTTGAGAAAAGTCTTATTCAGAGTGGTATCTATGAAAGTGTGTTTATTATAGATAAAAGTGGTACCGTTCTTACGGTACTTCCTGAAGGAGATGTTTTTTCAGGGTTTGATTTTTCGCATCAAACATACATTATGAAATTACTCAAGGATAATACTCAAAATCCGGTTTATTCACCGGTTTTTATTTCCACCAGAACTAAAAATCCTACTATCGTTGTAGCAGTCCGGCATCCCTCGGGTATTCTGGCAGGTTATTTAAATCTTTCATGGTTATCACGGCTTCCAACCACGCTGAGTTCGGAAAAATTGACGGACCTCTCAATAGCAGACCGTTATGGTACAGTGGTCGCAAATAGAAATCGCTCTCTTGTAGAAGAACAAGTTACTATTGCATCAACAGAATTATTTTCTTGGGCAAGAAAACAAAAATCAGGGACCCTCTTGCATCAATATAATAATTATTCTCTGGTTACTTCTCTTAGTTATATTCCGGGACCTGACTGGTATGTTTTTATAAGTGAATTGGAGTCTTTCGCATTCCGCGCAACAAGGGACGTTTTGAACATTGCTCTGGTTGCATCTTTGATTTCCTTCATCCTTGCGACCCTTTTTGGCTATTATATGGGCCGAAATATACTTGTGTCCTTGACGATTCTTACCGATGAAGCGCTCCAGGTTCAGGGAAGAGTGTATCGAACTATAGAGCACCGCAGTTCCTATATAGAAATAAACCGATTGATCGAAGCCTTTAATACCATGTCTCAGGAAGTTCGAACCAGAGAGCATCAGTTTGAAGAAGCCAATAGAGAATTGCAGCAAACCCTGGAACAGAAGGATACCCTTTTACGGGAAGTCCATCACCGTGTAAAGAACAATATGCAGATTATATCCAGCCTTTTAACACTTCAAGCCGATGAGCTCGCCTGTGAAGAAGACCAGGAACTCTTTGAAAACAGCAAGCTCCGCATTCAAAGTATGGCCATGGTCCATGAAAAGATATATCAGTCTGCCGGGGTGGAATCCCTTGCTTTAAAAGAATATATTCAGGATCTGGTAGAGCTCATTCTTTCTAATCATCACACCTATTTTGAGTATTCAGTTGCCGGTGATGATGTCATCATCAGCTTGAATCAAGCTATTCCCTGTGCTCTTGCGGTTTTCGAAGCCTGCATTAATGCTATAAAATATGGTAAACGATCCGATGGATCTGGTCGTATAGATATTAGTATTACTAAATTTTCAAATAACTTACTTACCATAACCATAAAGGATAATGGATCAGGGTTCCCCAAGGACTTTAATGCTGACCATACCCACTCTATGGGATTTAGCCTCATGAAAGGCCTCATGGACCAGCTTAAGGGAACCTTCAGTTGGTACACCAGCCAGGGAGCGGTAATTGAATTTTCTTTCCCTTTACAGTGA
- a CDS encoding ABC transporter substrate-binding protein, translated as MRATIFVLFTLLLTSCTPQPISVGFIGGLSGFNSDLGISGRNGALLAIDAINKAGGIRGRTLRLIIRDDKQDPEVARKVFQELTAEKVVAIIGPMTSGIAHALIPLANKVAIPLISPTASSPDFSGLDDYFIRLTTPNTTEAHELARESVTRGALKPCIIDDLSNQSFARPLGDAYTAEYRRLMASQQQNASVVRYPFDPKDETSTATVLRALEQYQPDIVLFTTNSMDTALLAQQIRRRGFTMPYLGTGWAMSQALIENGGQAVEGMIFTVPFNPQSEKPAWREFSALYRETYGKEADFGAGQSWLAVQTLAEGLKRCGSKKLKQSILEKQFEGLQVSIYIDAYGDPIIPFQRLVIQNGELVRMDHE; from the coding sequence TTGAGAGCTACTATTTTTGTATTGTTCACTCTCCTTCTAACATCCTGCACTCCGCAACCCATCTCTGTTGGTTTTATTGGCGGCCTTTCGGGCTTCAACTCGGATCTCGGTATCAGCGGCAGAAATGGCGCTTTGCTTGCCATTGATGCAATAAATAAAGCTGGTGGTATCCGGGGTCGAACATTGAGGCTCATTATTCGGGATGATAAGCAGGACCCGGAAGTTGCCCGAAAGGTGTTTCAGGAACTTACAGCAGAAAAGGTTGTTGCCATTATTGGCCCTATGACGAGCGGTATCGCTCACGCACTTATTCCCTTAGCAAATAAAGTTGCCATCCCGCTAATAAGTCCTACCGCGAGCAGCCCCGATTTTAGCGGGCTTGATGATTACTTTATTCGTCTAACCACCCCTAACACGACTGAGGCCCATGAGCTTGCAAGAGAGTCGGTAACCCGGGGGGCTCTGAAACCATGTATCATCGATGATCTATCAAATCAATCCTTTGCTCGTCCTTTGGGGGATGCGTACACCGCGGAATATAGGCGCCTTATGGCTTCACAGCAACAGAATGCATCGGTTGTAAGATATCCCTTTGATCCCAAGGATGAAACAAGCACTGCAACAGTACTACGTGCTCTGGAACAATATCAGCCGGATATTGTTTTATTTACCACTAACAGTATGGATACAGCTCTTTTGGCACAACAGATACGTCGTAGGGGCTTTACGATGCCGTATCTTGGTACAGGCTGGGCTATGTCCCAGGCTTTAATAGAAAATGGGGGCCAGGCGGTGGAAGGTATGATCTTTACGGTACCCTTTAATCCCCAGTCTGAAAAACCTGCCTGGCGTGAATTCAGTGCTCTGTACCGGGAAACCTACGGAAAAGAAGCTGATTTTGGTGCTGGACAGAGCTGGCTTGCGGTGCAAACTTTGGCAGAGGGGTTAAAGCGTTGTGGTTCTAAAAAACTTAAGCAATCCATTCTGGAAAAACAGTTTGAAGGTTTACAGGTTTCTATTTATATAGATGCTTATGGTGATCCTATTATTCCCTTTCAGCGGCTTGTAATTCAGAATGGGGAGCTTGTCAGGATGGATCATGAATAG